The Saprospiraceae bacterium genomic interval ATAATTGAACGGATCTCATTCAGTTTGATTTGCTTCCAGTGGTGATCGGGCAGTTCCTCCATATACCGCTCAGCTTTTTGCAGCAAGGCCATACTTTTCCATGGGTTCTTATAATCGTAGGATCGTATAATTTCATCGAGAACTTTATCGACATTTCCGCCACCATTGATTCGAGTCCAGCTCAGATCTAAACCGTCAAAAGGATCTGTTTCATCATTGGGTTTGGGTGCATCCAATCTTTCGAAATATTCAGTCATGGTACCACGGCTCGAATTGATTCCAAAGCCCTGAGATTTATGCATACTTCTGCTCAATGAAGCGATTTCGTTGTTGGATGCTCCGTAAGCAGGGTAGAAAGGTCCGGCATCGAGTTGGTAAAGAAAGGATTTGTCCATAGTATCAAACTTTTCCCTTCCGTAGAAGAAAAAAGAAGTGTTGAAATAAATGCGTTGAACCTGATGCGGCTCCGTATTTTTTAAAACTTCACGCATAGTCAGTGGACTATTGCAATACTTAAAAGCATCGAGACCAAGTATAGCAGATGCTGTATGATGTCCATGCGTGCGTCCACTGGTTCTGTGATCAAAGCGATTGATGATCACATCGGGCTTAAATGTTCTAACTACTTTCAAAACATCGGCTAAAATGCTGTCGCGATCCCATATGCTAAATGTCTCTTCAGCATTTTTTGAATATCCAAAATCGTTTGCCCGGCTGAAATATTGAGTCCCTCCGTCAATTTTTCTGGCTTCGACCAATTCCTGAGTTCGGATCACTCCCAGATACTCATCGAGTTCATCTCCAATGAGATTTTGTCCGCCATCGCCTCGGGTCAAAGAAATATATGCAGTTCTGAAATGCCTTCCTTTTGATAAATAAGTGATCAGTCTGGTGTTTTCATCATCGGGGTGGGCAGCGACATATAGTACAGATCCGAGCACCTTTAATTTTTGGAGATCTTCCATGATCTCGGAGCTGTTTCTTATTTTCTGACCAGAGGCCAGAAAAATTGTTGCAGGAATGAACAGGGCAGTTAGTAAAAAATTTCGCATCGTGCTGACTAATGGTTCGATTGCAAAGATGTAAAGAATCATTTCCACAGTTGCATCAATTTGATACTACATTTGTTTCCTATATGTTAAAGTTTAAGGGATTATTACATGCAACCAGCAGTTGACAAGCAGGGAGATTCAAAAGTGTTGATTTTAGGACCCTGCAGTGCGGAATCAGAACAGCAGATGCTCGAAACAGCCCGATCATTGAAGAACCTGAATCCCGATTTCATCAGGGCTGGCCTTTGGAAACCCAGAACCCGGCCGGGTAGTTTTGAGGGATATGGCAAAGAAGCCATTCCTTGGATGAATGCTTTGCAACAGGAATTGGGAATGAAAGTTTGCACGGAAGTCGCCAATGCCAGTCATGTCGAGATTGCTTTGAAAGCGGGATTCGACGCTCTTTGGATAGGAGCCAGGACCTCCGTCAATCCATTTTATGTCGAAGAAATTGCGGTAGCCCTCAGAGGAGCTGACCTCCCTGTTTTTATTAAAAATCCGATGAATCCGGATCTTCATTTGTGGCAAGGAGCTATTGAGCGTATTCTGAATGCGGGGATAAAGCGAATTGCGGCTATTCATCGCGGATTTAGTTTCTATGGTAACTCCATTTACAGAAATATTCCCAGATGGCAAATTCCCATTGAACTCATGCGCAGACTGCCAGGGATTCAAATGATCGCAGATATTTCCCATATTGGAGGTCGGCCCGGGTTGTTGAGAGAAATTGCCCAAATTGCGTTTGACCTCAATTACAATGGAATCATGGCTGAAGTGCATAGGGACCCGGTTCATGCTTTAAGTGATGCGGACCAGCAAGTCACTCCCGAATTTTTTAAGGAACAAATATGGGATAAATTAATCCTACGAAAAGGATTTAGCCTGGACGAAACTTATAATCAAACTGTAGATCACATTCGTGAAAAAATAGATCAGGTCGATCTCGAAATTGTCGGATTGCTTGCAAAACGCATGCTTCTTGCCGAAGAGATCGGCCATCATAAAAAAGAACAAGGTGTATCAATTTTCCAGCCGCAACGCTGGGACCAAATTGTTGATACCTTGTTGGGTGAAGGCAAAAAACTTAAGCTGAGTGAGGAATTTATTTTCTCCCTGATCGAAGCGATACATATTGAATCTATTCAGCATCAAAGCAGACGGATGAACGAGGATTGAAAAAACAATCTTTTATTTCATTGTTTAAATTAAGCTCAATAAAAAAGGCCAGCCTTTCGGCCAGCCCCATTATCAGATTGGTTTTAACAACTACAGTAATTGGTTTCGTTGTTATGGTTATTTAGTCAAATTTCATGCCACAGTTGCTTTCTCGAATAAGCCTTACGGGCAAGATCAATTTTTAAGTCTCCCCATTTTGCACCCAAAATAAAGTTCATTCCACGATCTACAGCTAAATGTCTGGCGAGATTTACGGTTCCTTTTAATTTTTGTGTAAAGCTATTGGCAGCCCGTAAGGAAATTGAAAATCCCGGATCAATATATTCAATATGGTGCCAATACATACTAGGAATGAATAGGGTCTCTCCGTGTTCTAAGGTTGTTTCCCAACCCTGGAGATATTTCAAACCCGGAAATTTATCCTCATCGGGATTGTTCATGTCAACCAAACATCCAACAGTAAAAGGAATTTGGCCAAGTAAAGGAGTTTGATCCTGTGAAAAAAGCAGTACCCGTTTTCTTGTTCTGAACTGAGAGAGGAAAACATGTGAGCAATCTACGTCGTAGTGAATTTTGGTATACGAACCTTGACCTCCAAAAAACAAAAATGGAAATTCATTGTAAAATCCATTCATGATGCGGGGGATTCGGATGTCATTCACTAATTCCGGCGCTTGTTTTAGAATATTCCATAAAAAAATTCGCAATTCGCAGGGCCCTTCCAATATTTTATTTAAATAGTCTCCGAATTTCATTTGGAATGATGCTTTCATGTAAGTTTTTCCGGCTTTGCTGAAATTTGGATCATAAACCGGAACAGTCAAATGGCCATAATTCTTTATAAAGAATTGAAAATCCCATTGCTGGAAAGCCGGCCAATCTTTGATAAGATCTTTAAATACAACGGGCCTTTTGTTATTTAGGAATGATTCTGCGAATTCATGCGGTGTAAGACCGCTAAGTTTTGGAATTGAAACGAGCTCCATTTTTATAAGATTGAGGTATTGAAATTCAGGTTTGAATGGCAAGAATCAACTTGCCTGCAACAATTTTCACGTAATAAATATCCTACCTTTGTTTCATGGAAATACAAAGATATGACGCTTTGGGGGTCTCTTCAGGTAAGGAAGAGGTACATAAAGCCATAGAAAATTTAGATAAAGGATTGTTTCCTAAGGCGTTTTGCAAGGTTTTACCCGATCTGTTAAATAATGATGATGAATTTGTAAATTTAATTCATGCGGATACTGCGGGCACAAAAACCAGTTTGGCTTATTTGTACTGGAAAGAAACCGGAGATCTTTCGGTATGGGAGGGCATTGCTCAGGACGCATTGGTCATGAATCTCGACGATCTGGCTTGCGTGGGTTGTTGCGACCAAATAATCATCTCATCTACCATTGGCCGCAATAAACATTTGATTCCAGGGAATGTCATTGAATCGATCATCAACGGAACGCAGAAATTCATATCGAAAATGAAAGATCATGGCATCACCATCATTTCCGGAGGTGGTGAAACGGCGGATGTAGGCGACATCGTGCGCACCATTGACGTTGGGATTACAGCATTTTCCAGAATGAGAAAATCGGATCTGCTGATCAACAATATTTCAGCTGGTGATCTCATCATCGGACTGGCCTCATACGGACAGTCAAGTTATGAAGACAAGTACAACAGTGGAATTGGTTCCAATGGCTTGACTGCAGCGCGGCACGATCTGCTCGACAAGCATTATGCGAATTTTACAGAGTCCTATGCTCCGGAAACTGCAAAGGAACATATATATACAGGCCCCTGGTCTTTGTCAGACATCTGGACGGATCGGGATATGCAATTCAAGGTTGGCGATTTGTTACTGTCGCCTACAAGGACTTACTTGCCGGTACTGAAAGAAGTGCTTGCCAGTCACAAAGCAGGTATTAGTGGTATCATCCATTGTACCGGAGGGGCACAGTCAAAAGTCAAAAAATTTATTTCGAGAGTCCGGATCATCAAAGACCAGCTTTTTGAATTACCGCCACTGTTTAAACTATTGGAAAAATATTCACTCTGCAGTCCCCAGGAACTATATCAGGTTTACAATATGGGGCATCGACTTGAAATTTATGCCAAAGAAAATGTTGTAGAGCAAATATTCAGAATCTGTAAAGTTTATAACATTGACGCGCGCATCATAGGCAGGGTCGAACCGGGTTCAACGGAAGAAGTCATTGTAAAAAGCCATCTCGGCGAATTTAAATATTAAACCGGAGTGGGCCAAGAACCGGATAAAGAATTGATCTGGAAATACCTGGATGGAAATTGCGATCCGGGTGAAAAAAATTATCTGGAAAATCTTTTAAAAAATGATCCCGGTTTTAAACAACGCTTTGAAAGACTAAAAACTTATCGGGAGTTTCTGAAAAACAGCGAAGAAAATCAATCAGGTTTTATTCCTGAATCGACTCCTGAAGGCCGGGAATTTAATCCGTTTCTTTGGGCAGGTGTTGTGATTCTGTTGGTGCTGTTATTGTTGTGGATTTACTCGTGGATCAAATGAATCAAATCTAATTGGATCCTGACTTATATTTTAATAACCAGATTGGACTAAGTTTTTCCAAGCGTTCCCAAATAATTATGCGGACTTAAAGCAAGTAATTCCGCTTTTACCTGATCACTGATTTGCAATTGATGAATAAAATCGTGCAGGATTTCTTTGGTAATGGAACTGTTTACCCTCGTAAGTTCTTTCAGGGCTTCATAAGGTTGGGGATAATTTTCTCTTCGCAGTATGGTTTGTATAGGTTCGGCTAAGATGATCCAATGATGATCCAGATCAGACCAAAGTTTATCTTCATTCAATATGAGTTTTGATATTCCTTTCTCTATCGAGAGCAATGCGAGATATAAATGTCCACAGGGAACGCCAACATTTCTCAGAACAGTACTGTCGCTTAAATCGCGT includes:
- a CDS encoding bifunctional 3-deoxy-7-phosphoheptulonate synthase/chorismate mutase type II yields the protein MQPAVDKQGDSKVLILGPCSAESEQQMLETARSLKNLNPDFIRAGLWKPRTRPGSFEGYGKEAIPWMNALQQELGMKVCTEVANASHVEIALKAGFDALWIGARTSVNPFYVEEIAVALRGADLPVFIKNPMNPDLHLWQGAIERILNAGIKRIAAIHRGFSFYGNSIYRNIPRWQIPIELMRRLPGIQMIADISHIGGRPGLLREIAQIAFDLNYNGIMAEVHRDPVHALSDADQQVTPEFFKEQIWDKLILRKGFSLDETYNQTVDHIREKIDQVDLEIVGLLAKRMLLAEEIGHHKKEQGVSIFQPQRWDQIVDTLLGEGKKLKLSEEFIFSLIEAIHIESIQHQSRRMNED
- a CDS encoding cupin-like domain-containing protein, which translates into the protein MELVSIPKLSGLTPHEFAESFLNNKRPVVFKDLIKDWPAFQQWDFQFFIKNYGHLTVPVYDPNFSKAGKTYMKASFQMKFGDYLNKILEGPCELRIFLWNILKQAPELVNDIRIPRIMNGFYNEFPFLFFGGQGSYTKIHYDVDCSHVFLSQFRTRKRVLLFSQDQTPLLGQIPFTVGCLVDMNNPDEDKFPGLKYLQGWETTLEHGETLFIPSMYWHHIEYIDPGFSISLRAANSFTQKLKGTVNLARHLAVDRGMNFILGAKWGDLKIDLARKAYSRKQLWHEI
- a CDS encoding phosphoribosylformylglycinamidine cyclo-ligase, with product MEIQRYDALGVSSGKEEVHKAIENLDKGLFPKAFCKVLPDLLNNDDEFVNLIHADTAGTKTSLAYLYWKETGDLSVWEGIAQDALVMNLDDLACVGCCDQIIISSTIGRNKHLIPGNVIESIINGTQKFISKMKDHGITIISGGGETADVGDIVRTIDVGITAFSRMRKSDLLINNISAGDLIIGLASYGQSSYEDKYNSGIGSNGLTAARHDLLDKHYANFTESYAPETAKEHIYTGPWSLSDIWTDRDMQFKVGDLLLSPTRTYLPVLKEVLASHKAGISGIIHCTGGAQSKVKKFISRVRIIKDQLFELPPLFKLLEKYSLCSPQELYQVYNMGHRLEIYAKENVVEQIFRICKVYNIDARIIGRVEPGSTEEVIVKSHLGEFKY